GGATCTCGTACATCCAAATCTTCCGCGCCGATCGCCCGCAGGGCGGCGCGGGCCACCGCCACGTCCTGGTCGCTGGTTCCCGAGCCGACGCCGATGCCGCCCAGGCAGGCGCCGTCGATCAGGATCGGCAGGCCGCCCGGGAGGTTGGTGAGCCGTCCGCGGGAGGCGAGGGCCACGGTCACGGCAAGATCGGCGGGCAGACGGCCAGTGGGCACGCCGTTGGAGGCGGCGGTCACCGCCTTGGCCAGCGCGCTCTCGCGGGACAGGAGCTTGGCGCCGTCCATGCGCAGGAAGGCCAGCAGGTTGCCGCCCTGGTCCACCACAGCCACGTTCTCCGGCACCCCGATCGCCTCCGCGTGGGCGACGGCCGCCTGCAGGGCGGCCAGCGCGGCCGCATGGGTGAGTTGCGGGACGCGGCGGGTGGCGGCGGCAGGGCTGTCGGTCATGGCGTGATCATCGGGCGATCATGAAGCGGGCCGCACGGGGGATCCGGGCACGGCCCGGGCCATCCCGGCGGCTCAGAATCCGGGCCCGGCGCCAGGGATCGTGCCGCCGTAGCCCCAGCCCGTGAAGGGTGGGGCGGCGACCCGCTCCCGGGTGGCCGGTGCGAAGACCAGGGCGAGCGGCCGGGTTTCCTGCCAGCTCTCCCGCCAGCCCCGGAGCCGGTCGCGCGCGGCCATGCGGGCCAGGGTCCGGTCCATGTCGGAGCCGGAGGCCGGCCCGGGGTGGCGGCCGGGATGCGGGCGCGCGACGGCCGGGCCGCTCGCCAGCATCGCGACGGCGAGGATCGCGGCGGTGACCATCGCGGAGATCGTGTTCGGGCCGGCGCGCATGGTTCGGGCTCGCGGGGACGGGGCTGTCACCGGCAGCTACGCGGCGGCGGCCGCTCCGGTTCCGGGACCTGCGCTTTTCGGGGCCCGGCGGGCAGCCAGGGCGTTTCCCGGCATCCCCGGATCGTCGAAAACCCCGTAGAAGCCGCAGGCTTTCCCCGAGACGATTCGCGCGCGAGCAACCATGTCAGAGCCCGGACCGACGAAGCCCGAACGGAACGCCGCGCCCCCGCCCTCCGATGCGCCCGATCCGGTGGCGCTGCTGGAGAGGCTCGTCGCCTTCGACACGGTGAGCGCCCGCTCGAACCTGCCGCTGATCGACTGGGTGGAGGCCTATTGCCGCCGCCACGGCGCCGCGGTGGAGCGCGTCGCCGACCCGACCGGGCTCAAGGCGGCGCTCCTCGTCAGCGTCGGCCCGTTCGCGAGCCGACCCGGCTACGTGCTCTCCGGCCACAGCGACGTGGTGCCGGCCGAGGGCCAGCCCTGGTCGTCGGACCCGTTCATCCTGCGGGAGGCCGAGGGCCGGCTTTACGGGCGCGGCACCTCCGACATGAAGGGGTTCCTGGCGGTCTGCCTCGCGCTCCTGCCCGAGATGGTGGCGGCGGAGCTCGCCACCCCGATCCACCTCGCGATCTCGTACGACGAGGAAGTGGGCTGTCTCGGGGTGCGGCCGCTGATCGACCGGATGCTGGCCTGCATGCCCCGCCCGCTGGGCTGCTTCGTGGGCGAGCCCACCGGGATGGAGGTGGTGGTCGGCCACAAGGGCAAGTCGGCCGCCCGCCTCACCTTCCGGGGCAGGGCCAGCCATTCGGCCCTGGCGCCCCAGGGCGTCAACGCGGTGGAATATGCCGCCCGCTTCATCGAGCATGTCCGCCTGTCCGCGGAGGCGCTCGCCCGGGACGGCGCCCGCGACCCGCTCTACGACGTGCCCCACACCACCGGCCTGTCGAGCGTGGTCCAGGGCGGCACGGCCCTCAACATCGTCCCCGATAGCTGCAGCGTCGCGTTCGAGTACCGGGCGATCGGCGCGGACGATGCCGGGGCGCTGGCGGCCGCGGCCATCGCCTACGCCACCGACACCCTGGTGCCGCTGATGCGGGCGGTCGACGCGGCGTGCGGCGTGACGGTCGAGCCGCTGATCGACTATCCGGGCCTCGACACCGACCCGGAGGCGCCGATCGTGACCCTGGCCAAGCGGCTCGCCGGCCGGAACGGCCACGCCAAGGTCTCGTACGGCACCGAGGGCGGGCTGTTCGAGCGGCTCGGCGGCGTGCCCGCCGTGGTGATCGGCCCCGGCTCCATCGCCCGCGCCCACAAGGCCGACGAGTACGTGACCCGGGACGAACTGGACGCCTGCGCGGGCTTCGTGCGGCGGCTGATCCGGGATTGCCGGGGCTGAGGCGCGCCGCCGGGCGGGGGCGGGGAAGAAACCTTTGCGCCGCTCGCGGCTTGGATCAGCGGCCCGAAGCGGGCCGGATCGGGAGTCGTCTCAGCGCATGGCCAGCCTCAGCGTCGCGATCGCGTTCGGCACCCGCCTGCTCCTGGTTCTGCTGTTCCTGCCGTTCAGCGCGCTCGACAAGATCCTGAACTTCAAGGGCGCGGTCGGCCAGGCGCGGCAGGCCGTGCACGCCACGGCGCCCGCCACGGCGCTGATCCTGATCGGGCTCTGCGTGGAGATCGGGATGTCGCTCTGCATCCTGACCGGGACCGCCGACCGGGCGGCGGCCTTCGTGATGGCCGGCTATTGCGGGGTCACGGCGCTCCTGTGGAAGCAGTTCTGGGTGCCGGGCGACTTCCGGACCGGCGGCAAGGGCCGCGAGCTGTTCTGGGATTTCCTCAAGAACTTCGCGCTCGCGGGCGGCTTCCTGCTCATAACCTTCGGCACGGGCGCCGGGACGGTGGAGAGCTTCTTCGCCGACCCGCTCGGCTCCACGCACCCCTACGCGACCGCCGACCGGGCCCGGCCGTAGCCGGTCCCGCGGGCGGGATCCTCAGCCCTTCGGCACGGTGGCTTCCATCGACGGCCGGCGCGCGAATTCCGCGTACCACGCGGCGATGGCCGGACGACCCTCGCGCCACCCGAGGTCGGGGAAGCGCAGATCGAGGTATCCGACGGCGCAGGCCAACGCGACGGTGCCGATATCCAGCGGCGGCATCCCGGCGACCAGGGTCTCGAACCGGTCCAGCGCCGACCGGATCTTGCCGATCTGGCCGGCCTCCCAGGCGTCCCAGCGCTGCGGTTCCGGGCGCAGCACGCGCTCGTAGCGGGTCAGCAGCGCCGCATCGAGCAGGCCGTCGGCGAGCGCCTGCCGGGTCAGCGCGTCCCAGCGGGCGGCGCCCTCGGGGAACAGGCGCGGCCCGGCCGAGAGACCGTCGAGATACTCGCAGATCACCCGGCTGTCGTAGAGGGCGGTGCCGTCCTCCAGCACCAGGGCCGGGATCTTGCCAAGAGGGTTGTGGGCGGCGACCTCCGCGGAGGGGCCGGTCGGCGAGGCCCCCGCGACGGTGACGTCGATCCGGTCGATCAGTCCCGCCTCGTGGGCGAGGACCAGCACCTTGCGGGCATAGGGCGAGGCGGGGGAGTAGAGGAGCTTCATCGGACCGTCCCGGTTGGTCTTGGCGCCGTGATCGTGGCGCCGGGACCTTGCACCGATGCCGCGCGGAATCCAGTCCCCGCCGAGCCCCCTTCCGGCACTCAGGCCTTCCGGGTCACTCCGAAGCCGGCACGGACCGCCCGGGCCCGGCCCAGGCGTCGCGCCCGCACCCGATCGCGCCAGGCCAGGATGGCGCTCGCCACCCGATCGAGGGCGAGCATGCACAGGCTGCCGACGATCGCCAGCACGCAGGCGGCCCCGATCAGCACGCCCCAGATCCCGGGAGCCGGGATGATCATCAGGCACAGCAGGCCGAAGACGGCCGCGCCGGGTATCCACTTCGCCATCGTGCCGCCTGCCAAATCTGAAGGTGCTGTCGTGTCGACAGAAGCTGACCCGAGACCCTTAAGAAGTTGGCGCGGCTGAAGCGATCGTGCTGAGATTTGTTATCGTGGTAGATCAATCAGTTGATCGAGGTTTATAGAGGGTAAATACAGATCCTGTATTGACTTGGAGTGCCTGATTTTGCGTCACAGGCGGGAGCGACCGGATCGGGCCGGGCGCGCATCCGACGCGGCGGCTCCGACCTCCGACCCGCGCTACCCCGTGCGGCGGGCCGTCCAGCGTCCCGAGCACGAGCCCAGACCGGAGAGCGTCCAGCGCCCCCGTCCCGCGGCCCCGCTGAGGCGGCCGGACACCGCGACGTTGGCGAGGCCCTTGCGGATTGTGCCGGTGATCCGGCCGTCCTCTCCGGCATGGCCGGAGGCATCAACGCCGTTGCCCCCGGCCTCATCCACCTGCCCGTCCCGGATCACGATGGGGTAGCGATAGGGCCCGGTGCAGGTCCCGCTCTCGGTCATCGCCACGACCGACCAAGCCCCATCGAACCGGTTCGACGCGTGGGCTGCCCCCGAGGCGAGGCCGAGGATCAGGGCCGGTGCGAGCACCGCGTCACGAAGTCGGTTCATGGTCTCCTCTGCAAGTTCGCGAGACGAAGTCGCGGCTCATCGCGTCCGGGTCGAACCGAATGGGCGCGCCCGGCACAACCACGACAGGGCGCCGGGCTTCGAGAGGCTGTCAGGCAGCGTCCCGAGACGGCGATATGGGGGCGAACGGCCTCGGCGCACTGAGAGAACGCTACCGGTACGCGGCTTTTTCCAGGGCGTGAGCTCCAGGGCGCGCACCGTCCGGATGGCGGGCTGCGTCCGATCCTGAGAGCCCGCCGCTGACGCACCGGAACGGCGGCAGGCCCGGGTCTCTGCCGGCGCGGGATCAGATCGGGGAAGCCAGATCCCGCGTTTCCGCACCAAGCCCTAACGGCTTGGCGGCAGGGTCCGGCCCTCGCTGACGAGATGATAGAAGCGCCCCTCGAACATCTGCATCACCGCTTCGGTGGCGGCGTGCGATTCCGGGCGGATCGGGGAAGCGAGGCAGGCGTCCAGCGTCGCCTGATCGGGAAAGTCCATCTCGAGGATCATGGCGATCGGCCGCGCGTCGGCGTCCTTGGAGACGAGGCGCTGCACCCGCACCGCGGTGACGCCCGGGAAGCGCCGCCAGAACGGCTCCAGCTCATCCCGGACCCGGCGGAAGAACTCCTCCTCGCGACCGTCGCGCACCGTGCCCTCGTAGATCGCGGTCCTCGTCAGCATCGGTCGCTCCCTGAATTCCTCCGTCAACCGACGGTGGCCGGGATCGCTCCCGGCGGTGACAACCGGGATCGGCTGTCGGCGAAATCCGTCCCGGCCGGGACGTGCGGGCTTCTCCCCGACGGGCGACCGGCGTATCCGAGAAGCAGCCCATCGCGACGATGCGGGAGAGACCGGGATCTTCCCAGCAGAGGGGACCCGGCGCCGACGGAGCAACCGCCCCGGAAACTCTCAGGCACCGGAACCGTGTCGTCAGGGCGATCTGGAGAGTGGTGCAGCGGGTGGACCCGTGGGCACCCGCCGAAGGGGACGTCCGTGCTTCGCCTCGCCAGGGCGCGGCCGGATCAAGCTCTCAGGCATCGGGACAGATGGGGCGCGCAACCGGCCGACCGCACAGGGCGGCCTTCCCGCGTCCCGACGTCTCGGAGTCCCGAACCATGACCCACATCGCCGTGATCGGCGCCGGCATCACCGGCGTGACGACCGCCTACGCGCTCGCCCAGCGCGGCTACCGCGTCACCGTCCTCGACCGGCAGCGCTACGCCGCCATGGAGACCTCCTTCGCCAATGGCGGCCAGCTCTCGGCCTGCAACGCCGAGGTCTGGAACAAGCTCTCCACGGTGGTGCAGGGCCTGCGCTGGATGCTGCGCCGGGACGCGCCGCTGCTGATGAATCCCAAGCCCTCCTGGCACAAGCTGTCCTGGATGGCGGAGTTCGTCCGCGAGATCGCCCATTATCGCGCCAACACCGTGGAGACGGTGCGGCTGGCCCTGAAGGCCCGGGAGGCCCTGTTCGCCATGGCCGAGGCCGAGGGGATCGAGTTCGACCTGAAGACCCGCGGCATCCTGCATTTCTACCGGGACCGGGCGAGCTTCGAGAAGGCCACCGCCGTCAACGCTCTGCTGCGGGAGGGCGGCCTGGAGCGCTACGCCGTGACCCCCGAGGAGATCCGGGCGATCGAGCCGACGCTGGCCGGGCGCTATCACGGCGGCTACTTCACGCCCTCGGACGCCACCGGCGACATCCACAAATTCACCCGCGGCCTCGCTTCCGCCTGCGCGCGCAAGGGCGTCCGCTTCGTCCAGGACGCCAGCGTCGAGACGATCGCGCCGGGGGAGGGGGGCTACGCGGTTCGCTGGCGTGACGCGGGCCAGACGGCCGGCGACGCGCGGGTCCTGCGGGCCGACGCGGTGGTGATCTGCGCGGGCTGCGCCAGCCGGCACTTCGCGGCGATGCTGGGCGACCGGGTCAACGTCTACCCGGTGAAGGGCTACTCGATCACCGTGAACCTGCTGACCCCGGAGGCGCAGGCGGCGGCCCCGGAGGTGAGCATCCTCGACGAGGCGGCCAAGATCGTCACCAGCCGCCTCGGCGGCGAGCGCCTGCGGGTCGCCGGCACCGCCGAGTTCAACGGCTTCAACCGCGACATCCGACACGACCGGATCCAGCCGCTGGTCGACTGGACCCGGGAGCAGTTCCCGTTGGTCGACACCGACCGGGTGGTGGCCTGGAGCGGCCTGCGGCCGATGCTGCCGAACATGCTGCCCAAGGTCGGTCGCGGCCGCCGGCCCGGAATCTTCTACAACACCGGGCACGGCCATCTCGGCTGGACCCTCTCGGGCGCCACCGCCGAACTCGTCGCCGGCGCGATCGCCGCCGAGCACGCCCCGGAGCCGATGGTCCTGCCGCTCGCAGCCTGACCCGGGTTTCCAAAGGGCCTTGAGGCCCTTCGGCGGGTTGTCAGGGCGGAGCCCTGACGCGCGGCACGGCGCGCCAACCCGTCCCCCAACCGGGGGGCGCGCCGTCGCAGATTATTTTGTATTCTCTTTCCGAGCCACCCCGGAAACCGAGCCGCGATGCCCTCGTCTCCCGCCTATCTCGACCCCGCGACCGGGGCGACCTACCCGATCGAGACGCCGCGCTGGCGCTCCGAGACGGGCGGTCCGCTGATGATCAGCGACCTGCCGGGGATCGGGCGGGCGGAGATCGACACGGGCCGGCGCTCCCTCTGGCGCTACGCCGCCGCCCTGCCGGTGGCGG
This window of the Methylobacterium tardum genome carries:
- the argE gene encoding acetylornithine deacetylase, translated to MSEPGPTKPERNAAPPPSDAPDPVALLERLVAFDTVSARSNLPLIDWVEAYCRRHGAAVERVADPTGLKAALLVSVGPFASRPGYVLSGHSDVVPAEGQPWSSDPFILREAEGRLYGRGTSDMKGFLAVCLALLPEMVAAELATPIHLAISYDEEVGCLGVRPLIDRMLACMPRPLGCFVGEPTGMEVVVGHKGKSAARLTFRGRASHSALAPQGVNAVEYAARFIEHVRLSAEALARDGARDPLYDVPHTTGLSSVVQGGTALNIVPDSCSVAFEYRAIGADDAGALAAAAIAYATDTLVPLMRAVDAACGVTVEPLIDYPGLDTDPEAPIVTLAKRLAGRNGHAKVSYGTEGGLFERLGGVPAVVIGPGSIARAHKADEYVTRDELDACAGFVRRLIRDCRG
- a CDS encoding D-amino acid dehydrogenase, which encodes MTHIAVIGAGITGVTTAYALAQRGYRVTVLDRQRYAAMETSFANGGQLSACNAEVWNKLSTVVQGLRWMLRRDAPLLMNPKPSWHKLSWMAEFVREIAHYRANTVETVRLALKAREALFAMAEAEGIEFDLKTRGILHFYRDRASFEKATAVNALLREGGLERYAVTPEEIRAIEPTLAGRYHGGYFTPSDATGDIHKFTRGLASACARKGVRFVQDASVETIAPGEGGYAVRWRDAGQTAGDARVLRADAVVICAGCASRHFAAMLGDRVNVYPVKGYSITVNLLTPEAQAAAPEVSILDEAAKIVTSRLGGERLRVAGTAEFNGFNRDIRHDRIQPLVDWTREQFPLVDTDRVVAWSGLRPMLPNMLPKVGRGRRPGIFYNTGHGHLGWTLSGATAELVAGAIAAEHAPEPMVLPLAA
- a CDS encoding DoxX family membrane protein; the encoded protein is MASLSVAIAFGTRLLLVLLFLPFSALDKILNFKGAVGQARQAVHATAPATALILIGLCVEIGMSLCILTGTADRAAAFVMAGYCGVTALLWKQFWVPGDFRTGGKGRELFWDFLKNFALAGGFLLITFGTGAGTVESFFADPLGSTHPYATADRARP
- a CDS encoding glutathione S-transferase; this translates as MKLLYSPASPYARKVLVLAHEAGLIDRIDVTVAGASPTGPSAEVAAHNPLGKIPALVLEDGTALYDSRVICEYLDGLSAGPRLFPEGAARWDALTRQALADGLLDAALLTRYERVLRPEPQRWDAWEAGQIGKIRSALDRFETLVAGMPPLDIGTVALACAVGYLDLRFPDLGWREGRPAIAAWYAEFARRPSMEATVPKG
- a CDS encoding GlcG/HbpS family heme-binding protein: MTDSPAAATRRVPQLTHAAALAALQAAVAHAEAIGVPENVAVVDQGGNLLAFLRMDGAKLLSRESALAKAVTAASNGVPTGRLPADLAVTVALASRGRLTNLPGGLPILIDGACLGGIGVGSGTSDQDVAVARAALRAIGAEDLDVRDPNVRGPNGQARGAGGPEP